From the Anoplopoma fimbria isolate UVic2021 breed Golden Eagle Sablefish chromosome 14, Afim_UVic_2022, whole genome shotgun sequence genome, one window contains:
- the c6 gene encoding complement component C6, whose amino-acid sequence MAPSGWLVLMLQLLSWISVGMACFCDRYPWGPWSACSKTCNNGIQYRYRNYKYDDYYWKSSCSQLCEKYDARACNERSCPINCLLTDYRAWSDCSPCAKKQFRTRSVERPSQFGGSACSVELTEERPCHPPTECKLAPIDCRDDFKCDNGRCINSTLTCNRQNDCGDNSDERDCGDFKIVCPAEKIVAPGADLVGNGFDALAEEQRAAVLDNMFMGGSCIIRRPPSTLLYHRVPHNFDSFDIKVGELEDFSTEPQTLHADSIDLKTSMSSGSNQQNQNAFFFPIFVFWSRSRSQVRSYKEAFEASKKMDSKFFRVHQVLPVSTFKVRDPGDLVLSQPFLQFLHALPLKYNYALYRDIFQRFGTHYYSSGKLGGIYDLLYQYNREELTSSGETEEHTRGCLRRDLTWTVILYTEHSSVSRCTNNKMTTKYEGSYIKAAEKSYSMVRGGRTREAAALAWERQGPAPDRTSYKNWAKSVLENPVVVDSEVLPIIDLVRGIPCAVTKRRHLRKALLQYLDEFDSCKCSPCPNNARPVLSGTECKCVCQTGTFGTNCEIRAPDYTSEAVDGYWSCWGPWSNCGASMKRQRKRSCVNPAPLNGGQPCNGPGTLEDPCHISLFEKQETCDNDDDFMIGWRDELPPGVQGCLRPQRPANSFLRKAKQYYNFGEDEELQCFTGFDLEGFQYINCLPDGTWSQPRGRCIRKLCLPLEIPDDMMLYPKKDNYRVGESVGMNCNVTNMLPRPPGIYRCSESLTWEPPLPADLHCTDVEPFVPESQCGPGAKLQDSKCVCIPRESCLSQLETLCILNLEVGVTVPMSLCSFHAGRCHGDPLFFVNEGACDTADLAKLEWAKFRATMSSKSSVHVPCDLDTCYEWETCSASKKCECKAARECPRVQEHMYCVKLTRTQRTRSMDQCSMAAIKCASYQFEILNEGVCDSR is encoded by the exons ATGGCTCCTTCCGGCTGGTTGGTCCTGATGCTACAGCTCCTCAGCTGGATATCAGTCGGCATGGCCTGTTTCTGTGACCGATACCCCTGGGGACCCTGGTCCGCCTGCTCCAAGACCTGCAACAACGGTATACAGTACAGATACAG GAATTATAAGTATGATGACTATTACTGGAAGAGCAGCTGCAGTCAGCTGTGTGAGAAATATGACGCGAGAGCTTGTAACGAGCGTAGCTGTCCAATCAACTGCCTGCTGACAGACTACAGGGCTTGGTCTGACTGCTCGCCATGCGCCAAGAAACAG TTTCGGACGCGGTCTGTCGAGAGGCCGTCCCAGTTTGGTGGATCGGCCTGCAGCGTGGAGCTGACAGAGGAGAGGCCCTGTCACCCCCCCACAGAGTGCAAGTTAGCACCCATCGACTGCAGAGACGACTTTAAGTGTGATAATG GACGCTGCATCAACTCAACGCTAACGTGTAACAGGCAGAACGACTGTGGAGATAACTCTGATGAGAGGGACTGTGGCGACTTCAAAATAGTGTGTCCAGCGGAGAAAATAGTGGCCCCCGGGGCTGACCTGGTTGGAAATGG ATTTGATGCTctagcagaggagcagagggcaGCGGTACTGGATAACATGTTTATGGGAGGAAGCTGCATCATCAGGAGGCCTCCGTCCACACTGCTCTACCATCGCGTCCCTCACAACTTTGACAGCTTTGACATTAAG GTTGGAGAGCTGGAGGACTTCAGCACCGAGCCCCAGACACTGCACGCCGATTCCATTGACTTGAAGACGTCCATGTCGTCTGGAAGCAACCAACAAAATCAGAATGCCTTTTTCTTCCCCATCTTTGTCTTCTGGAGCAGATCCAGGTCGCAGGTCCGCTCTTACAAGGAAGCTTTTGAAGCTTCAAAGAAAATG GATTCCAAGTTTTTTCGGGTGCACCAGGTTCTGCCCGTGTCCACGTTCAAGGTGAGAGACCCGGGGGACCTCGTCCTGTCGCAGCCCTTCCTCCAGTTCCTTCACGCTCTTCCTCTCAAGTACAACTACGCCCTCTACAGGGACATCTTCCAGCGCTTCGGGACACACTACTACAGCTCAGGGAAACTGGGAGGCATATATGACCTGTTGTACCAGTACAACCGAGAGGAGCTCACCAGTTCAG GTGAAACAGAAGAGCACACCAGAGGCTGCCTGCGGCGGGACCTCACCTGGACCGTCATCCTCTACACAGAACATAGCAGTGTATCCCGATGCACCAACAACAAGATGACTACCAAatatgaag GCTCGTATATTAAGGCAGCAGAGAAGTCTTACTCTATGGTGAGAGGAGGTCGaaccagagaggcagcagcTCTGGCCTGGGAGAGGCAAGGCCCCGCTCCGGACCGAACATCCTACAAGAACTGGGCCAAGTCTGTTCTCGAAAACCCTGTTGTAGTCGACTCCGAG GTGCTTCCCATTATAGATCTGGTTCGGGGGATCCCGTGTGCTGTCACAAAGAGGAGACACCTGAGGAAGGCCCTGCTTCAATACCTGGATGAGTTTGATTCCTGCAAGTGCTCTCCCTGCCCCAACAATGCCAGGCCAGTTCTCTCCGGCACAGAGTGCAAGTGTGTTTGCCAAACTGGCACATTTGGCACTAACTGTGAGATACGAGCTCCCGACTACACTTCAG AGGCAGTTGATGGTTACTGGAGCTGCTGGGGGCCGTGGAGTAACTGTGGAGCCTCAATGAAGAGACAACGGAAGAGGAGCTGTGTTAACCCCGCCCCCCTTAATGGAGGCCAACCCTGCAACGGTCCTGGCACCCTTGAGGATCCATGTCACATCTCACTCTTTGAGAA aCAGGAGACCTGTGATAATGATGACGACTTCATGATAGGCTGGAGGGACGAGCTGCCTCCTGGTGTGCAGGGTTGTCTGAGGCCACAGAGGCCCGCCAACAGCTTCCTTAGG AAAGCGAAGCAGTATTATAACTTtggtgaggatgaggagctcCAATGCTTCACTGGATTTGACCTGGAGGGTTTTCAGTACATCAACTGTCTTCCTGACGGGACGTGGAGTCAACCAAGGGGAAGATGCATCA GGAAACTGTGCCTTCCTCTTGAGATCCCTGATGACATGATGCTGTAccccaaaaaagacaattaCAGAGTGGGGGAATCAGTGGGTATGAACTGTAACGTGACAAACATGCTGCCACGGCCTCCAGGCATATACAGATGCAGCGAAAGTCTCACCTGGGAGCCTCCATTACCTGCTGATCTACATTGCACTGATG TGGAACCATTTGTTCCGGAGAGTCAGTGTGGTCCAGGAGCGAAACTGCAGGACTCTAAATGTGTCTGTATTCCACGGGAGAGCTGCCT ctcTCAACTGGAGACACTCTGCATACTGAACCTTGAGGTCGGTGTCACTGTGCCAATGTCACTCTGCTCCTTCCACGCTGGTCGTTGCCATGGCGATCCGCTCTTCTTTGTCAATGAGGGCGCATGTGACACTGCCGATTTGGCCAAACTGGAGTGGGCAAAGTTCAGAGCCACCATGTCCTCTAAGAGCTCTGTCCATGTGCCCTGTGATCTTGACACTTGTTATGAGTGGGAAACCTGTTCTG CATCTAAGAAATGTGAGTGCAAAGCTGCTCGGGAGTGCCCCAGAGTTCAAGAGCACATGTACTGTGTGAAGCTGACCAGGACCCAGAGGACTCGCAGCATGGACCAGTGTTCTATGGCAGCCATCAAATGTGCCAGCTATCAGTTTGAGATTCTCAACGAAGGCGTCTGTGATTCCAGATGA
- the c7b gene encoding complement component 7b, which translates to MTLSVPVLDQTRGLDSKEHIMKWDFAAALSSLALLVVFLSPVCCQQRVNCRWGPYGEWSECDGCSRTKVQTRHIEVYGQFGGVPCSGEATQTQPCVPQKGCPLATSCGDRFRCTSGQCISQSLVCNGDQDCEDGLDERSCDQDSSQYSCDLDKTPPNSDFTGRGYNVLTGNLRAGVINTLSFGGQCRKVFSGDHKVYYRLPQNIIRYSFEVTVNNEESDESYESSWSYIQHIQSSALVGNDHRSFHKELTDNKAYRLIIMKNKVELAQFQNSAPQYLTLAEGFWKALSSLPYTYDYSAYRQLFETYGTHYLSEGSLGGEYQGLLEFDRQALQSSEITNIEYQRCWRKVKRSFFRKKVKTICEKMKKALSSSYGNKVNKMPIKVKVFGGNPAFIGPLALLDLENPEANGEIYDNWASSVKDFPGVTDQKLRPLYELVKEVQCAGLKKLHLKRATEEYLAEEHPCHCRPCQNNGQPLLTGSECHCVCRPGTSGLACEIGAVIGEQPGVIHGSWSCWSSWGSCSGGQRSRTRSCSNPNPSRGGQHCIGLQREHKPCEDADIQYLQMMEPQCFGLSVTPPKRCGAPPNLRNGFSQDPKDFYLVGNRVEYSCIHGHYLSGNAVAHCTENQKWRTGAMVCKSSTCEIPLLNSQVISTPTQATYQIGESVSLSCPVGSVLDAEVSEIMCSPSLQWSPSPASAHCRAAPSVPSPPPGLRCKPWESVGKTECVCKMPSQCQTSLQLCARLGPSRARSLSVCQLGALQCLGRSFELANDSDCDLPEEMSCEDCKPGTICQESKCVCLNASECPQDSTPLCASSGVGSNAVAMTECEVGARRCAGEKVNVLSIEACPE; encoded by the exons ATGACCCTTAGTGTTCCAGTGCTGGACCAGACAAGAGGGCTGGACTCTAAGGAGCACATCATGAAG TGGGATTTTGCTGCAGCTTTGTCTTCTTTGGCATTGTTGGTCGTCTTTCTGTCTCCAGTATG CTGTCAGCAGCGTGTGAACTGCAGATGGGGCCCTTATGGGGAATGGTCTGAGTGCGATGGCTGCTCCAGGACAAAG GTGCAGACTCGCCACATAGAGGTGTACGGCCAGTTTGGGGGTGTGCCATGTTCAGGGgaagccacacaaacacaaccatgtGTCCCACAAAAAGGATGTCCCCTGGCAACAAGCTGTGGAGACAGATTTCGCTGTACCTCTG GTCAGTGTATCAGCCAGTCTCTGGTGTGTAACGGAGACCAGGACTGTGAGGATGGTCTGGATGAGAGAAGCTGTGACCAAGATAGCAGCCAGTACTCATGTGACCTTGACAAAACACCTCCCAACTCTGACTTCACAGGTAGAGG GTACAACGTGTTGACGGGCAATCTGAGGGCAGGTGTGATCAACACTCTCAGTTTTGGAGGGCAGTGCAGGAAGGTGTTCAGTGGTGACCATAAAGTCTATTACAGACTGCCACAGAACATCATCAGGTACAGCTTTGAG GTGACAGTAAACAATGAGGAGAGCGATGAATCCTACGAGAGCTCCTGGTCCTACATACAGCACATCCAGTCCAGCGCATTGGTGGGAAACGACCACCGCAGTTTCCACAAAGAGCTCACTGACAATAAG GCTTACAGACTTATAATCATGAAGAATAAAGTGGAGCTGGCCCAGTTCCAAAACTCTGCCCCTCAGTATTTGACTCTGGCTGAAGGCTTTTGGAAGGCCTTGTCCTCGCTGCCGTACACCTACGACTACTCTGCCTACCGCCAACTGTTTGAGACCTACGGCACACACTACCTCTCTGAGGGCTCACTTGGAGGCGAATACCAAGGCTTGTTGGAGTTTGACCGCCAGGCGCTCCAATCCAGTG aaataacaaatatagAGTACCAGAGGTGTTGGCGAAAGGTGAAGCGCTCTTTCTTCAGGAAGAAAGTCAAGACCATctgtgaaaaaatgaaaaaagcttTATCATCCAGCTACG GAAACAAAGTAAACAAGATGCCCATAAAGGTCAAAGTGTTTGGAGGAAATCCTGCCTTTATAGGCCCTCTGGCTCTTCTGGATCTGGAAAACCCAGAAGCTAACGGAGAGATCTACGACAACTGGGCCTCCTCTGTCAAAGACTTCCCTGGAGTCACCGACCAGAAG CTGCGTCCGCTGTATGAGCTGGTGAAGGAGGTGCAGTGTGCAGGTTTGAAGAAGCTCCACCTGAAAAGAGCCACAGAGGAGTACCTGGCGGAGGAGCATCCCTGTCACTGCCGGCCCTGCCAGAACAACGGACAGCCTCTTCTGACGGGCTCGGAGTGTCACTGCGTCTGCCGTCCAGGAACCTCGGGACTAGCCTGCGAGATTGGAGCTGTGATCGGAGAACAACCAg ggGTGATCCATggcagctggagctgctggtccTCCTGGGGTTCCTGCtctgggggtcaaaggtcaaggacCAGAAGCTGCAGCAACCCCAACCCCAGTAGAGGTGGCCAACATTGCATTGGACTGCAGAGGGAGCACAAGCCTTGTGAGGACGCAGACATCCAGTACTTGCA GATGATGGAGCCTCAGTGCTTCGGTCTCTCTGTAACTCCACCGAAGAGATGTGGAGCGCCTCCAAACCTCAGGAACGGTTTTAGTCAG gaTCCCAAAGACTTTTACCTGGTTGGAAACAGGGTGGAGTACTCCTGCATACACGGCCATTACCTCAGTGGAAACGCTGTGGCTCATTGCACTGAAAACCAGAAGTGGAGGACAGGAGCGATGGTTTGTAAAA GTTCCACTTGTGAGATTCCTCTACTCAACAGCCAAGTGATATCCACGCCCACGCAGGCCACCTATCAGATTGGAGAAAGTGTGTCCCTGTCCTGTCCTGTGGGGTCAGTGCTGGATGCTGAGGTGTCAGAGATCATGTGCAGTCCCAGTCTGCAGTGGTCTCCTTCACCGGCCAGCGCCCATTGTAGAGCCG cgCCCTCagttccctctcctccacctggCCTGAGGTGTAAGCCGTGGGAGAGCGTAGGAaaaactgagtgtgtgtgtaaaatgccATCTCAGTGCCA GACTTCTCTGCAGTTGTGCGCCAGACTCGGCCCAAGTCGAGCTCGTTCGCTTAGCGTTTGTCAGCTTGGAGCTCTGCAGTGTTTAGGGCGGAGCTTCGAGTTGGCCAATGACAGCGACTGTGACCTGCCAGAGGAGATGTCATGTGAGGACTGCAAACCAGGGACAATCTGTCAGG AATCAAAGTGCGTTTGTCTGAACGCCTCAGAGTGCCCTCAAGACTCCACCCCCTTGTGTGCTAGTTCTGGTGTTGGCAGCAATGCTGTGGCGATGACCGAATGTGAGGTGGGGGCCAGACGGTGTGCTGGGGAGAAGGTCAATGTTCTAAGTATTGAGGCTTGTCCTGAATAA